ttacagaattgtccctgtcagggacaattcagtccctattctatgtgtactccatcacatagtgacggagtatgtgggaataattttgttgacactgtccattttgtcaattctacaacagcagataatatgaattcccagagatatttgtaacttgagatacttggtttggtttggttaagttaggttaggttagcctaacccagtaaatcctccccggctagaatataaaccccggacaaagtgctcgtgaaatgccaggcatttgcaaatatgaggatgtggttgattatattatattcttttctatatcatagatgttcaatatatgaaaaatattttagacttaaaaatggacccctgaggtactcaacttaccacatttcttcatattcattcccatttagtatgaccttttgctctctttgttttaactattgttttgtgcactttacaatttttttcatgaacctgtaatttccttgctagtcttccatgtggtaccttattaaagtctttagcataatccatgtatactacatccaccggaaaccctttatctgagtaccatgttaccatgtcccaaaagtgaggaggtttataaggtagcatctgtttttaagaagaccatggtgtgtcgattgaataagattgttcactgaaagatggtaaatgattccctcccttaggattttcgccatgagcttgcagatgtgttatacctagctgatcggacattagttttgtgcttaactctttctgcttttttttaaatactgtaagggtgaaattttcatatttcaaatctcggggtactatcccttggttcagatattttgtggaaagtattttcagcagtattcatagttcttctgtcagtttattttcctttataattaaggtttgttttcttttgtaccatataaagtaccacagaaaggtgttataatgttgtgttagcttttctgtacaatttttcttttttgtttgtataaaaggctatgcaatgaattcaaatatttacgctaccaatcaatttttcagatagatcatcggattttgacagtatgctgtacataccagatgttccaaaaataactacagacaacaataatggtactgtgtttactatttttatactttatatataggaagacaagttcaatcaatgagcattttaatatatcatcaaaattttcatacatttctttcactttgttacacttgtaaaaacttattcttagctatatttatataaatgttaataccactgttaaatgaacatattgatttgtgtccttattagttatagcttatttatgttgacccagcaccttactaaagggattaccttaacttgtgtcactatctctctagggggctccaggtaggcagtataggtaatgccactaacatgcatatcattatgggaaagtccataatttaacacataattataagtaggtaatttgtagcaaattttaagattattaataggtacattgtagcataattttgcataagcataattttcttgttttgttcttgtacttttccttcgaacactattattttctcttcagaatttcaccggagaatagcagtgatgactagagaacatcttgaacgtgagtaccagaaagcacgtgctgcaatgatacaaagaaatgagtacttgaagagactcttaaacgtggaggaaccaaactcaataaaggtgacaaacaagaaacagaaaaaagataacatacaggatgtatcacacattaattcaaaacaaagaccagctgcaccccaatctgatggtaatcttctattatttttttaacaatatttctacagctgttatttgtgtactttccaataatatttgttgcctatttttaagtgtatgctagacaattatggagattaaattactataacactgaacaacttggtagcataaagttagttatagtaatatcttgagatttgtctgaaaatattaatacttgtatacaatttgcaattatgtaccatgcttaaatcttcaaatgtgccacccagacattctgcctgctatactttcaccaccacacattcaaaatgcgggctattctactagtggcagaacgtacactcaaagttatttggcagctggtgaagaaactttggaatcatttgatgttggtatgtcccaacatcatttgttggtatttaaatgagggtttatttaatggacacacgtcataaatattatgtaccaaaattgtgcttaatgcctatgaaattttgtttaacatattatactaatcattcctttcacttacaaatttttcttactaatttgtaatcccatatttcaaagtacttgctgcagaacttgaacaaattaaagattctcagccaagtgtttctgactggcaaaaaagaagaaaaaatgcagagattaattggggagaatgcagggcaatgctgttcgattggacattgtctgagttgggtgttccagataaaggtaaattaaatattgctgtgttcattaaggttatactgtataataagcatcatatgcaaattaatgacactctattaatacatttagacttcagattgtttaaaatgttaggtatacagtatttaaaattagtataaataattaccccttttttcatcaggtaaagtttgtgtacaatgtacaaattgtgaggcaagcatcaaatgtgaagactgttttgcatttttgtgtcacatttgtgaccaaatgcaacattttctcatgcctttccaccacagattatattggaaaaatggcttttatgagccattagacccgacacaaactgtgtgccctgaaggaaatatctttcactggagtaagtatacgatacctgtataaaatccgtactttgttccgagattacttctacttcccaatcccagtctagagctacgattatcttggtataacaaaataaaatgaataaatgtttcatttcagtcattacaacatttggagaagtcttaaagtttaaacctgacacttggttttatagattgatttaatcgtctgattgtttcttttctgtgaatttctcagtcattatctggagaataatgtcaatattttgtacaatcaagaaacaatgaaatattcagtctgaaattcttttccataaaactcattttgtcaaactgtcttccttttctttgttaccagaacctgttgtaccagcccaaccaccaaattcttgccccaactgcacagattgcaagtttaaaatttcaagctccagcaatctctgcatcttcatcactataatgggtaaataaactttaaaatttacccttttatttccattaccggatattcctgaatcacaatacattttgaaatttttgttgctataaatgttaatttttacatcactattttagcaagtcgccacaccactcaatgcactgtattttaaactacaggaaggtatgacctctatactccaatctatacatgccactgtggatatgagcatcaacaactaggcaagaccatgcacaagtctggtttctattcatcattaggaaagagcagcacattctacagcaccagtctgcttgaatcatggcaccatataaaaagaaattgtcccggaacatcatttcgggcattagtcactgcactggaatcctttggtgcttctcgtgggcgtgtatgttttgataccgttattcttaatattttcagttttatatttcaatacaaaaattatcaaaattttgtagtaatgtatattcatttattaataattagtttttaattttgttcaaacacaaaatggaatgttttttttgtttatttatcttatgtcataatatgcattttaaatgtcaccatctaaaaaattctattcctagattggacccattaattatataacttcgaagagagtgttcttcgaatggcgattccagcaatatgagctgagaaaaattagaggagaagctgacaatgagtgtcctgcttgtgataaaacccctttagcagtacatattgatggcaacaagaagctgtatcgttacaacaaagttgggaggtaataaaatgtgctttacagatacttaatgtatagtattcttttgttctctacacacactatattataatgaattatattgtcttcaaattaatgttcttataaataaagtatgcacatataaatatacattgtcatatgacatattttttaactgagtatgtctttatagtttgcctttcaattgcatccatatcatcattttatttatctaacaccatgtaaatttttgttttatgtaaaatttagcagtgcatcagaattcttcatataaaacattttttgataccccattacccattgtttaatattatagtggttacagacaataaataattatttctgaattatcattgcagaggtatcagaaacccctattattctgatagtatcttcagcaaagatgaagatgttcaagctcatgttggcactattcagagcttgaaaactaaggtgagttttattatatattgagaaaccttcaattttacctaataactgtttggcgactataacatatggtggccatttttgtattttttcattatagtttatatatattgaataaggaaatataacccatagaaattcttatgtgcaacaacaatgcctatcgcgcaaaataatctctaccttctacccgtcctacataattataatcatgctcaccaactggttatttagttactataaatatttttgtttaacagagtaagcacacgtgtggagtgtctacatggaaagctgctcaaaataagcctctttcattccaaagtttggatgaaacaggaatcagcatggcctcctgtcgacatggtattatcctccacaccttgaatatgtatcaaggagagctgtacagttatgcccactatttgcaaattatgtatttcaaatacgtaaagtttatttgtcaagacataatttgcaaatattggccatgggccttaactgtggctcagaaacaatcacattttcacattggtcaagcaaagccatttttaggagtcctacatgcaaaaggacatgcttgatattgtcaggtaaataaaaatataacattacatttatgtatactaatgtatacatttatgtatactaattaaatttaatgtaatgtatacattacattaaatataataagtacagtttgtgtaaaaaaatttaagatttctgattgtttaagattaatgatatacgtatcatttaatatagtaggaggcttttaatttttgtacaataatttgaatttttttttactgtttacttttatgttaaaggtattgtatggagggcggtgggaagaaggaagtggcatgactttaggggaagaggcagagcaagtgtttgcatacctctcacgatacaactctacaactaaaaacatgctgaaagctggtatttgtttatatggttcatctgatcaagttttttattattttacctgccctgtaatcagtataatgcgatttgtattcagtattcaataagtatcaactccctcaaataatcaataaaagaatgaaaacatattggtcaaacttgagttggtcgtggtgagtaaaggtatgttatgaaactgttattaatctatgctcttcaagatgttcattgctataaatatttttctcagaaagaacagaagaactcacagagggtgcagtcttttggaaccatcgaaaaattgatggactggctcgtgcattagttactcgactcagaaaggtactaaaaataatatatatttattttatttatttgtatttattttgaaacttattataatgcatttatatgtgaaaggtattataatgcatttataggttagttatgtgttcagatcatgtactacatatattttccattataaattagcgaccatttccttgaattaactgcttgaacattttcaatatatcaataaggttaatttgtataaagtatatagtatttaattaacctaaatgtatgattccgagatatatcaaatgtgttcacagagaaatcacagtatcgtgatatatcatgggaactgtgatgagggtttgaaccccatgcactgagtgctctcagatgcatgctctagttcactacgccacgacatggtcagatgaattgcaacttggagtactactgcacccacaaggatcccaaggcttccactgaagccaaaccaggtttcacacaattcccccatgaactcggtctctgtcattcagtagttctgcctttgatgcccccatttcaatgtctttctccatgtattgatatatcacaataatatgaattctatgtgtattgaaagggccatcagaggtaaaactactggaggacacagaccaagtacatgggaaactgcatgcacaaccgcccatggaatgggtatgggggtgcataattaacaaaaattgaattgtgggttcattagtaccctaggttgcaattcttttgaccatgttgtggcgcattcaactacagcaagcatctgggaatgccaagcccataggttcgaaccactcatcacggttaatgtgatttgttcattaaatttattatattttcaaataggccagagagacggaaataacagtttcaaatgagatcgacaaacttgatgttcaaaagtcattgattcaagaatggcgatctgacctacaaatgatttgtaaggagttagagttaaacactggaacaacctcgaagaacataaaatattctatcgaggcagttgcagactctatcaggcatcgcaaaaatctgattgccactgatgcaggtaggcttactatttctttgttaactctgaagcaatttctatttagctcttgtctataatttctatgtaggtaaatgatgaggaaatttttttaacaactttaaaactttcagccaaaaaactttatttgcagcatccagtaaaatgcgctcttcactccggcacagaaatgagtgtgataggaaaaagcttcaaggcttcataaaaatctacaatagtgaaaactctgaaattctcagtgaaaaggatgcaatagaaggtatcctgccatggcacaatttattgcctcatcatagccaaaatggtatgtaactacatctcattttatcaggggttacaattcggccttatcaagataattaacatttagcatgcataatggataagctttacttatttttgaagtaaaatatcatcactactgtttgtaaaataggtgcagtatcataatccgtaggtttttatcaggttgatactgcacaataaactatgtatagtatgtataatgcaagtacctaaactgtaattacattaaattgagttgtagtttacttgcagtaaatataattttcctcttttattagtgtcccttgctcaaaaaaagaaggcagtagaagatgtggagcttcagaagagatccagagaagagcaacaacacactgttcaagaaatgctgcattatctcgcatattacaagaataagagagagattttaaccgaacatactgaagagttgttatgtggaatttttccttcatatctaagcaaggtaagctaacagcctaaatgtgtgttgcaattcagttcttcataaacatttatccagcagaattttatacttgagtaaagtcttgctatttacaactttgacaggtagacaattccatggttttcatatactgtactggtgtgttttacatatatttgaacttttaccgaaaactttatttatttattctaatttctttagtattttcagggaaatttgtaaatgtcttaaaccccattaaatagtctatatattacaggatcctaacaagtacactattgaagagaagcacctatcaaccaaaaataagagtggaatcttggctcttttgaagcaagggcaaaagttgtgttctgacaagctgagtgatgcaaagcgtttatttggataccaggaagaggatgttgatgtttccgagccctacctggagctttgtgacagtgaagatgatgatgatgaagatgaagatttactactaaactgatgatacaaaagttaagtataataaattttacctgatttctcttgctaatttctcttacttaatttctctaatttctaattatcctagccctaagattactactggcctccattgccttgcctgcactttgtttcccccttaaccatatcactcattcttacaggtgtgagacagagaggtacaagatcatccaagaggaacaacacctgaagcacccaacatttgggtgttttaattaataaaaacgcccttcatggcttcactcatcctggctggtttaattaaaaaaacctaacctaaacctaatatatatacctctagagtcaagggagttaagttttaggctgcacaatgaaactgctattgacaattttataactgctgctgataatgtctgtcctgtgacttttttgtaagcataaccaaaaggcttaacaatcccttgcttacaaagggaatacttaaacccattaataaaaaacatgaccttgagaagaagtataggttaggaattgtctccaaagaattctcatgctcttcaacaggtcacttg
This window of the Procambarus clarkii isolate CNS0578487 chromosome 46, FALCON_Pclarkii_2.0, whole genome shotgun sequence genome carries:
- the LOC138350527 gene encoding uncharacterized protein — encoded protein: MLHYLAYYKNKREILTEHTEELLCGIFPSYLSKDPNKYTIEEKHLSTKNKSGILALLKQGQKLCSDKLSDAKRLFGYQEEDVDVSEPYLELCDSEDDDDEDEDLLLN